One Thermodesulfobacteriota bacterium DNA segment encodes these proteins:
- a CDS encoding sigma-70 family RNA polymerase sigma factor: MFGINSKSGISDEEAMRKFQKGDDGSFDLLLGRHGAGVLRFIVRMTGAEKPQAEDLLQEIFMKVIERRKNYDPGQKFSTWLYSIARNHCIDFLRTESYRRHSSLDAPLSMEEEGGAVVIDLVRSGDRDQEERAFDLEVKELIDIGVRGLKEEFREVFLLREVEGLSFEEIAVVTESPLGTVKSRLRYAYKGLRQIFTESGYFEEKQKAKGV; the protein is encoded by the coding sequence GTGTTCGGAATAAACTCGAAAAGCGGCATATCGGACGAAGAGGCTATGCGGAAATTTCAGAAGGGCGACGACGGGAGCTTCGACCTCCTCCTCGGCCGGCACGGGGCCGGTGTGCTCAGGTTCATTGTCAGGATGACGGGCGCGGAGAAGCCCCAGGCCGAGGACCTGCTCCAGGAAATCTTCATGAAGGTGATAGAGCGGAGGAAGAATTACGACCCCGGCCAGAAGTTCTCGACGTGGCTATACAGCATAGCGCGGAACCACTGCATAGATTTTCTCAGGACCGAGAGCTACAGGAGGCACAGTTCGCTCGACGCCCCGCTGTCCATGGAGGAAGAGGGGGGCGCCGTCGTCATCGACCTCGTAAGGAGCGGCGACAGGGACCAGGAGGAGAGGGCGTTCGACCTCGAGGTGAAGGAGCTTATAGACATAGGCGTCAGGGGTTTGAAAGAGGAGTTCAGGGAAGTATTCTTGCTTAGAGAGGTGGAGGGGCTTTCGTTCGAGGAGATAGCCGTGGTTACGGAATCACCGCTCGGAACGGTAAAGAGCCGCCTCCGCTACGCGTACAAGGGACTCCGCCAGATATTCACGGAGTCGGGGTATTTCGAGGAAAAACAGAAAGCGAAAGGGGTGTGA
- a CDS encoding zf-HC2 domain-containing protein → MNCERCSEILVEYIHGGLSPEERAMVAEHLSECKECARELEEYVEIRRVVTEESPLPEPSREVMARLSKAARDRVSREKRPFYKRLPYSPFLIPALSTAIALMVWFYYGNLGRDVMDTASYDVMARKMKEPGSRMETVGQAAPDSRREYPAEAESSPALGDIGESGEGMPAAPAPLPQEETRALSDDLPDAGDGAEEVSRNKESALLDEASKKSEPARPAAEAESLTADAAKVDYSELLRLAQRQQTEGDCDASIKTNEILLQSYPEPPANVQAQSYRSLAECYEMQGKLDLAVMNYTQLGRVSPGESGFANSRIMRIRDRSMQKIGSTSPAPSPVN, encoded by the coding sequence ATGAATTGCGAGAGATGCAGCGAGATATTGGTCGAGTACATACACGGCGGGCTCAGCCCCGAGGAGAGGGCAATGGTCGCGGAGCACCTGAGCGAATGTAAGGAGTGCGCGCGCGAGCTCGAGGAGTATGTGGAGATAAGGAGGGTGGTGACGGAAGAATCCCCGCTGCCCGAACCCTCGCGGGAGGTCATGGCGAGGCTCTCCAAAGCCGCGAGGGATCGAGTCTCCCGCGAAAAGCGCCCTTTCTATAAGAGGTTGCCGTACTCTCCTTTCCTCATACCAGCGCTCTCCACCGCTATCGCGCTCATGGTCTGGTTCTACTACGGCAACTTGGGCAGGGACGTCATGGACACCGCTTCCTACGACGTGATGGCGAGGAAGATGAAGGAGCCCGGGAGCCGCATGGAAACAGTCGGGCAGGCGGCCCCTGATTCGAGGAGAGAATATCCGGCCGAGGCCGAATCTTCGCCCGCGCTCGGAGATATCGGGGAGTCAGGCGAAGGTATGCCTGCGGCTCCGGCGCCGCTTCCGCAGGAGGAAACGCGCGCCCTTTCGGACGATCTGCCGGACGCGGGTGACGGCGCCGAAGAGGTTTCACGAAATAAGGAGAGCGCACTTTTGGACGAAGCGTCCAAAAAATCGGAACCCGCGCGTCCGGCCGCGGAAGCGGAATCACTGACAGCCGACGCTGCGAAAGTCGATTACAGCGAACTCCTCCGGCTCGCGCAAAGGCAGCAGACGGAGGGGGACTGCGATGCTTCGATAAAGACGAACGAGATATTGCTCCAATCCTATCCGGAGCCGCCCGCAAACGTGCAGGCGCAGTCCTACCGCTCGCTCGCCGAGTGCTACGAGATGCAGGGGAAGCTCGACCTCGCCGTGATGAACTACACCCAGCTCGGCCGCGTCTCGCCCGGGGAGAGCGGCTTCGCCAACAGCAGGATCATGAGGATCAGGGACAGGTCGATGCAGAAGATCGGCAGCACGAGCCCCGCCCCCTCGCCTGTGAATTAG